From Hippoglossus stenolepis isolate QCI-W04-F060 chromosome 6, HSTE1.2, whole genome shotgun sequence, a single genomic window includes:
- the mipb gene encoding major intrinsic protein of lens fiber b yields MWEFRSMNFWRAVFAEFFGTMFFVFFGMGAALRWTTGPHHVLHVALCFGLAAATLIQSIGHISGGHINPAVTFAYLVGSQMSLFRAIFYIVAQCLGAVAGAAVLYGVTPGNMRGNMAMNTLQPGISLGMATTVEVFLTMQLVVCIFAVTDERRNGRLGSAALSIGFSVTIGHLMGMYYTGAGMNPARSFAPAVLFRNFVNHWVYWVGPMIGGAMGALLYDFMLFPRMRGLSERLATLKGSRPPESETQQDTRGEPIELKTQAL; encoded by the exons ATGTGGGAGTTCCGGTCCATGAATTTTTGGCGGGCGGTCTTTGCAGAGTTCTTTGGGACCATGTTCTTCGTATTTTTCGGCATGGGCGCTGCCCTGCGCTGGACCACTGGGCCTCATCATGTCCTCCATGTGGCCCTCTGCTTTGGGCTGGCAGCTGCCACCCTCATCCAGTCTATTGGCCACATCAGCGGCGGCCACATCAACCCTGCCGTCACCTTCGCCTACCTTGTCGGCTCACAGATGTCTCTTTTCCGCGCCATTTTCTACATCGTCGCCCAGTGCCTGGGCGCTGTAGCTGGGGCCGCTGTGCTGTACGGGGTCACACCCGGTAACATGAGAGGCAACATGGCGATGAACACG ctgcagcctggCATCAGCCTGGGAATGGCCACCACTGTGGAGGTTTTCCTCACCATGCAGCTCGTGGTTTGCATCTTCGCCGTGACGGATGAGAGGAGAAACGGACGCCTGGGATCTGCCGCCCTCTCCATCGGCTTCTCCGTCACCATTGGACATCTCATGGGG ATGTACTACACCGGTGCTGGAATGAACCCTGCTCGCTCCTTTGCTCCTGCTGTGCTCTTCAGGAACTTCGTTAACCACTGG GTGTACTGGGTCGGGCCAATGATAGGAGGTGCCATGGGCGCCCTCCTGTACGATTTCATGCTGTTCCCACGCATGAGGGGTCTGTCCGAGCGCCTGGCCACACTGAAGGGCAGTCGGCCCCCAGAGAGCGAGACCCAGCAGGACACCCGCGGCGAGCCCATCGAGCTCAAGACGCAAGCCCTATAA
- the LOC118111306 gene encoding aquaporin-4, with amino-acid sequence MTWREELRSRQFWRAMLAELLGTLVLVSTVLGASVPGQGEAPGGPLYPAVAVGVVIVALGHCFGEISGAQVNPAVTLSLLATRRVDVLRALFYIAVQCLGASLGAGALYLALPMKTTAEHFVNRVPLEMNAGQALGIEVLCTFQMVFTIFSVEDQRRRESTEPGYLAIGLAHTAGVLMGGRFSGACMNPARALGPAIIVGFWENHWVYWIGPVLGAVLGGVSHEFLFARSASRQKLVACLTCKDIEIVETTSMTGSSLSTVTQNAMRAKQANKQDAN; translated from the exons ATGACGTGGCGTGAG GAGCTACGGAGTCGGCAGTTTTGGCGAGCCATGCTGGCAGAGCTGCTCGGCACCCTGGTGTTAGTGAGTACCGTGCTGGGCGCCTCTGTGCCGGGCCAAGGAGAGGCCCCTGGGGGACCCCTGTACCCAGCTGTGGCCGTGGGTGTGGTGATTGTTGCACTGGGCCACTGTTTTGGAGAAATAAGTGGAGCACAG GTGAACCCGGCAGTGACTCTGTCTCTGTTGGCCACTCGGAGGGTGGACGTCCTCAGGGCCCTCTTCTACATCGCTGTGCAGTGTCTGGGGGCCTCTCTGGGGGCCGGGGCCCTCTACCTGGCCCTGCCGATGAAAACCACGGCGGAACACTTCGTCAACAGG GTGCCTCTGGAGATGAACGCAGGCCAGGCGCTGGGTATTGAGGTTCTGTGCACCTTCCAGATGGTCTTCACTATTTTCTCAGTGGAGGACCAGCGGCGGAGGGAGAGTACAGAACCAGGATACTTAGCCATCGGACTCGCTCACACAGCTGGAGTGTTAATGGGG gGACGGTTCTCTGGTGCGTGTATGAATCCTGCTCGTGCTCTGGGTCCAGCCATCATCGTCGGGTTCTGGGAAAATCACTGG GTTTACTGGATAGGCCCGGTGCTCGGTGCTGTGCTGGGCGGAGTGTCCCACGAGTTCCTCTTCGCACGCAGCGCCTCTCGCCAGAAGCTGGTGGCGTGTCTGACCTGTAAGGACATCGAGATCGTGGAGACAACCAGTATGACCGGATCGTCCCTGTCCACGGTCACGCAGAACGCCATGAGAGCCAAGCAGGCCAACAAACAAGACGCCAACTGA